A genomic segment from Vidua macroura isolate BioBank_ID:100142 chromosome Z, ASM2450914v1, whole genome shotgun sequence encodes:
- the LOC128822191 gene encoding serine/threonine-protein kinase PAK 3-like, with product MAPEVVTGQPCGPKVDIWSLGIVGIEMAEGEVPYWNETPVSPQLLIAIRGTPKLRQPNRFSSSLRNFLRHCLRTDAARRWSAKELLQHPFVTSAKPASTLVPLINSVKKEKKKKTRI from the exons atggcgcctgaagtggtgacaggtcaaccatgtggccccaaagtggacatatggTCTCTTGGAATCGTGGGCATCGAAATGGCAGAAGGAGAAGTTCCTTACTggaatgaaactcctgtttcg cctcaacTCCTGATAGCCATACGAGGGACACCAAAGCTGCGGCAGCCCAACCGATTCTCGTCTTCCCTGCGTAACTTCCTGAGGCACTGCCTGCGGACAGACGCGGCACGGCGCTGGTCtgccaaggagctcctgcag catccatttgtaacaTCAGCCAAGCCAGCGTCCACCCTGGTACCACTCATCaactcagtgaagaaggagaagaagaagaagacaagaATCTAA